The following proteins are encoded in a genomic region of Gimesia algae:
- a CDS encoding BON domain-containing protein, with protein MRVNNGVVNLSGEVPTHADYYSAEADVRMIDDVVAVENELQVFHPTLVPDNELRSNVNTVLIWSPEVESSDINIIAKSGWITLTGTVKACKHKHIATELIESVPGVIGITRSCLITSKKVNCLA; from the coding sequence ATGCGGGTTAATAATGGTGTCGTCAATCTGAGCGGGGAGGTTCCGACTCATGCAGATTATTATTCTGCTGAGGCGGACGTACGCATGATTGATGATGTCGTTGCAGTAGAGAATGAGCTGCAGGTATTTCATCCAACACTGGTGCCTGACAATGAGCTCCGTTCAAATGTGAATACGGTATTAATATGGTCACCCGAAGTCGAATCTTCGGACATCAATATTATAGCAAAGTCCGGATGGATCACGCTGACTGGTACGGTGAAGGCATGTAAACATAAACATATCGCTACAGAACTGATAGAAAGTGTGCCGGGTGTGATCGGAATTACTAGAAGCTGTCTCATAACGTCAAAAAAAGTGAACTGTTTGGCGTGA
- a CDS encoding PAC2 family protein, which translates to MTDEIKNLSAPWLIAAWPGMGNVGLTAGYYLMAKLGMDLFAEYSPPELFDVDYVEVEHGLIRTGMRPRSRFFLWRDPEEQHDLVVLIGEAQPQLGKYTYCQKLIAYAQDLGIECVYTFAAMATAMHPEHESRVFGAVTDETSLRELKQLDLNILEEGNISGLNGILLGAAAEKNLKGTCLLGEMPHIFSQLPFPKASLAVLEAFKSISGIEVDTTKLSEQGKEMEQKLGELLSHVENSMGRQQETYEEAYLPEPIEEPKLTPEEEQNIEELFEQAIQDRSKAYELKQELDRLNLFKEYEDRFLDLFKNNK; encoded by the coding sequence ATGACGGACGAAATAAAAAATTTGTCAGCTCCCTGGTTAATCGCTGCCTGGCCGGGAATGGGGAATGTCGGTTTGACAGCCGGTTATTACCTGATGGCAAAGTTGGGAATGGACCTGTTTGCAGAGTATTCTCCTCCGGAACTGTTTGATGTCGATTATGTAGAAGTTGAGCACGGCTTGATTCGAACGGGGATGCGACCACGCAGCCGTTTTTTTCTCTGGAGAGATCCTGAAGAACAACATGATCTCGTGGTCTTAATCGGAGAAGCACAACCTCAGCTTGGAAAGTATACATACTGTCAAAAGTTAATTGCTTATGCTCAAGATCTCGGAATTGAATGCGTTTATACATTTGCCGCGATGGCGACGGCCATGCATCCCGAGCATGAATCCCGCGTATTTGGAGCAGTGACCGATGAAACGAGTCTGAGAGAATTAAAGCAATTGGATTTGAACATTCTTGAAGAGGGGAACATCAGTGGTTTAAATGGGATTCTTCTAGGAGCGGCCGCTGAAAAGAATCTAAAAGGAACCTGTCTATTGGGAGAAATGCCTCATATCTTTTCTCAGTTACCGTTTCCCAAGGCATCTCTGGCGGTACTTGAAGCTTTCAAATCTATCTCCGGGATTGAGGTCGATACGACAAAACTCTCCGAACAGGGGAAAGAAATGGAGCAGAAGTTGGGAGAATTGTTGTCTCATGTGGAAAATTCAATGGGACGACAGCAGGAAACATACGAAGAAGCTTATCTGCCTGAGCCAATAGAAGAGCCAAAACTGACACCGGAAGAAGAACAAAACATTGAGGAATTATTTGAGCAAGCGATCCAGGATCGTTCAAAAGCATATGAGTTAAAACAGGAACTTGATCGCTTGAATTTGTTCAAAGAATATGAAGATCGATTTCTGGATTTGTTCAAAAATAACAAATGA
- a CDS encoding transposase has product MIFVDRHGTPVAIDTESASRSEVKLIEQLLAKNTLQNRQPERLVYDKAADSDPLRKRLMEKKIDLICPHRKSRVKPKTQDGRKLPRFKRRWIVERSIAWLHNYRRIVTRWEYHDYLYESFVILGCLFTLLKRF; this is encoded by the coding sequence ATGATTTTCGTCGATCGTCACGGGACACCTGTGGCGATCGACACAGAATCGGCCAGTCGCAGCGAAGTCAAGCTGATCGAGCAACTTCTTGCAAAAAACACATTGCAAAATCGACAACCCGAACGACTGGTTTATGACAAAGCCGCCGATTCGGACCCACTGCGCAAACGGCTGATGGAAAAAAAGATCGATCTGATCTGCCCGCATCGAAAGTCGAGAGTCAAACCGAAGACGCAAGACGGTCGAAAGCTCCCACGTTTCAAACGACGTTGGATCGTAGAACGCAGCATTGCCTGGCTGCATAACTACCGCCGGATTGTCACACGCTGGGAATACCACGATTACCTCTACGAAAGTTTTGTAATTCTTGGATGTTTATTTACACTATTAAAAAGGTTTTGA
- a CDS encoding transposase → MYMTLVWWPKRKRVSTKAASRTERPVILTDNQWSLVAKLFPWTPPSKKGGRPKAHPRDCLEGILWILVTGARWKDLPKEYPSKATCHRRFQQWTIEGRLLSAWQIILERMDEAGQIDFSETFKDGTFASAKKGVEELARLVVAKAQRS, encoded by the coding sequence ATGTATATGACGCTGGTCTGGTGGCCCAAACGAAAACGGGTTTCCACAAAAGCAGCGTCCAGGACGGAACGCCCGGTCATTTTGACCGATAACCAATGGTCTTTAGTTGCAAAACTGTTTCCCTGGACTCCCCCCTCCAAAAAGGGAGGACGTCCCAAGGCCCACCCACGAGATTGCCTGGAAGGCATTCTCTGGATTCTGGTGACAGGAGCGCGATGGAAAGATTTACCAAAAGAATATCCCTCTAAAGCCACCTGCCATCGACGGTTCCAGCAATGGACAATCGAAGGGCGACTTTTGTCTGCCTGGCAAATCATTCTGGAACGAATGGATGAAGCCGGCCAGATTGATTTCTCAGAAACCTTTAAAGATGGCACGTTTGCCTCGGCAAAAAAAGGGGTAGAAGAGTTGGCCCGACTCGTCGTGGCAAAGGCACAAAGGTCATGA
- a CDS encoding methionine adenosyltransferase, producing MQNFQLELMGNVATSERRTEFVERKGIGHPDTICDGIAESVSIALCETYLERAGRVLHHNIDKGLLVAGQTTPALGGGVVQVPMRLVIGDRATAEWDGYRISTEDIAINSAREWIKENLRLIDPDRHLVFQNELKAGSPELTDIFSRKKLTANDTSAAVGYAPLSETEQLILATERRINSDEFKKKFSEAGEDVKVMGIRRDRSLHLTVAVAMVDRYIKDVQQYFDRKQEMRQELIQFLEPQLKTLDRVQVELNTLDDPERGLGGMYLTVLGTSAEGADGGQVGRGNRVNGLITLNRPMSTEAAAGKNPVSHVGKIYNVLSHHLADKIHASIEPVKEVCVWLCSQIGREINDPWMMSIEVVLSDNISLQDVETALHAIVQQELAGIDDFVVRLSRGEFSVY from the coding sequence ATGCAAAACTTTCAGTTGGAACTTATGGGAAATGTGGCTACATCAGAGCGACGGACCGAATTTGTTGAACGAAAAGGAATTGGACATCCAGATACGATTTGTGACGGCATTGCGGAATCGGTTTCGATTGCCTTATGTGAGACCTATCTTGAGCGAGCCGGTCGTGTGCTGCATCATAATATTGATAAGGGACTACTTGTCGCCGGACAAACGACTCCCGCTCTCGGTGGAGGAGTTGTTCAAGTTCCCATGCGTCTTGTAATCGGTGACCGCGCTACAGCAGAATGGGACGGTTACCGAATTTCGACTGAAGATATTGCCATCAATAGTGCGCGGGAGTGGATTAAAGAGAATTTGCGTTTGATTGATCCCGACAGGCATCTAGTCTTTCAAAATGAGCTGAAGGCCGGTTCACCAGAGCTGACAGATATATTTTCTCGAAAAAAACTTACTGCCAATGACACCTCTGCAGCCGTCGGTTATGCGCCCCTTTCTGAAACGGAACAATTAATTCTAGCTACCGAGCGGCGGATCAATTCAGACGAATTCAAGAAGAAATTTTCGGAAGCGGGAGAAGATGTCAAAGTCATGGGAATTCGCCGTGATCGAAGTTTGCATTTGACAGTGGCAGTAGCAATGGTTGATCGCTATATCAAAGACGTCCAGCAATATTTCGACCGAAAGCAGGAAATGCGGCAGGAACTGATTCAATTTCTGGAACCTCAACTCAAGACTCTCGACAGAGTTCAGGTTGAGTTGAATACGCTCGATGATCCTGAACGGGGGTTGGGGGGCATGTATCTGACAGTCCTAGGAACCTCTGCGGAAGGTGCAGATGGAGGTCAGGTAGGACGCGGGAATCGAGTCAATGGGTTAATTACCTTGAATCGTCCGATGAGTACAGAAGCGGCGGCTGGCAAGAATCCGGTCAGTCACGTCGGAAAAATCTATAATGTTTTGAGTCACCATCTCGCGGATAAAATTCATGCATCTATTGAACCAGTGAAAGAAGTATGCGTCTGGTTATGTAGTCAGATCGGACGTGAGATCAACGATCCCTGGATGATGAGTATTGAAGTCGTTTTGAGTGATAATATCAGCCTTCAGGATGTAGAGACAGCTCTACATGCAATCGTCCAACAGGAACTGGCTGGAATTGATGATTTTGTCGTCCGATTGTCACGCGGAGAATTCAGCGTTTATTAG